One Nicotiana tomentosiformis chromosome 4, ASM39032v3, whole genome shotgun sequence genomic window carries:
- the LOC104114262 gene encoding annexin Gh1-like, translating into MASLTVPAEVPSVAEDCEQLRSAFKGWGTNEKLIISILAHRNAAQRKLIQQTYADTFGEDLLKELDRELTNDFEKLVVVWTLDPSERDAYLAKEATKRWTKSNFVLVEIACTRSPKELVLAREAYHARFKKSLEEDVAYHTTGEHRKLLVPLVSSYRYGGDEVDLRLAKAEAKILHQKISDKAYSDDEVIRILATRSKAQINATLNHYKDEYEEDILKQLEEGDEFVGLLRATIKGLVYPEHYFVDVLRDAINRRGTDEDHLTRVIATRAEVDMKIIADEYQKRDSVPLGRAIAKDTRGDYESMLLALLGQEED; encoded by the exons ATGGCTAGTCTTACTGTTCCGGCAGAAGTTCCTTCAGTTGCTGAAGACTGTGAACAACTCCGATCTGCCTTCAAAG GATGGGGAACAAATGAGAAGTTGATCATATCAATTTTGGCTCATAGAAATGCTGCTCAACGCAAGTTGATTCAACAGACTTATGCTGACACTTTTGGTGAAGATCTCCTTAAAGAGTTGGACAGAGAACTTACCAATGATTTTGAG AAATTGGTGGTAGTGTGGACATTGGATCCTTCAGAACGCGATGCCTATTTGGCTAAGGAAGCTACTAAGAGATGGACAAAAAGCAATTTTGTTCTTGTGGAGATTGCTTGTACCAGATCTCCTAAAGAATTGGTTTTGGCAAGGGAAGCTTATCATGCTCGTTTCAAGAAatctcttgaagaggacgttgCTTATCACACTACTGGGGAACACCGCAAG CTTTTGGTACCTCTTGTGAGCTCCTACCGATATGGAGGGGACGAGGTGGACTTGCGCCTTGCTAAAGCAGAAGCTAAAATACTGCACCAGAAGATCTCCGATAAGGCTTACAGTGACGATGAGGTCATCAGAATTCTAGCCACAAGGAGCAAAGCACAGATCAATGCTACTCTGAACCATTACAAAGATGAATATGAAGAAGATATCCTAAAG CAATTGGAAGAGGGGGATGAGTTTGTTGGACTATTGAGGGCAACCATAAAAGGTCTTGTCTACCCCGAGCACTACTTCGTGGACGTTCTTCGAGATGCAATTAACAGGAGAGGAACAGATGAAGATCATCTGACCAGAGTTATCGCTACAAGGGCTGAGGTTGATATGAAGATTATCGCTGATGAGTACCAGAAGAGGGATAGCGTCCCTCTGGGTCGGGCCATCGCCAAAGATACAAGAGGAGATTATGAGAGTATGTTGTTGGCTCTGCTTGGACAAGAGGAGGACTAA
- the LOC104114263 gene encoding putative pumilio homolog 8, chloroplastic yields the protein MYRGEEKGKMKGAEEMLRMMMMKESVSYLHQNHQYDHQTMIGFSQSGSSSSFSGTGFGLYGDNSVDSWNVFDHQNINQGEGGVDDITNTTSGWSNMLFQEQNFDKHVDIGDLSKRFNYGMSINGTGNFGNDFFDFQKSGELLGGQKDYLYDSMGSFCSTNKHPVNPLYNDLCFQKEQIDYTNLCNMNRPSSNVSLGYSEQCGFNDVGVDRSLLSSLHGINSECDCSILKQQRAKSIPITNIVNVNHPLSPLPNSRGHESEDSFIIQGECLKYASEHRGLKGHKKKSRNEIKMERLQEKKPARNSLMQHNGESCQVGLRDTEFQVRGFSKNGLASRDDASLMRSEQNYVYLAAKDQLGCRYLQRIFDEGTSDDVQIIFNGIIHNIFELMKDPFGNYLVQKLLTVCSDEQRMQFVLAVTDNPGELVKTSRTTHGTRVVQKLIETMKTRLEISLVIRALQPGILNLMMDVNGNHVVQRCLHCLSKDHNKLIFDVASKHCIDIATHRYGCCVLNKCITYSTGKQREKLLVGICSNGLKLAQDPFGNYVVQFIIELKIASAAAMLLSQFDGHYVYLSRQKFGSHVVEKFLKCVEESRSRIINELVSEPHFDQLLQDPFANYVIQSALGVTKGSVRALLLQAVRPHMLLLRTSPYCKKIFSRRLLKK from the exons ATGTATAGAGGTGAAGAAAAGGGAAAAATGAAGGGTGCTGAAGAAATGctgaggatgatgatgatgaaggaaAGCGTTTCATATTTGCATCAAAATCATCAATATGATCATCAAACGATGATTGGGTTTTCGCAGTCGGGTTCAAGTTCTTCGTTTTCTGGTACTGGGTTTGGTTTATATGGTGATAATTCAGTGGATTCTTGGAATGTATTTGATCATCAGAATATTAATCAAGGAGAAGGAGGAGTAGATGATATTACTAATACTACTTCTGGTTGGTCTAACATGCTTTTTCAGGAACAGAATTTTGATAAGCATGTTGACATAGGTGATCTGTCTAAGAGATTTAATTATGGGATGAGTATCAATGGAACAGGAAATTTTGGTAATGATTTTTTTGATTTTCAAAAGTCAGGAGAATTATTAGGTGGACAGAAAGATTATTTGTATGATTCAATGGGGTCTTTTTGTAGTACTAACAAACATCCTGTTAATCCTCTGTACAATGACCTCTGTTTTCAAAAAGAGCAAATTGATTATACTAACTTGTGTAACATGAATAGGCCTAGTAGTAATGTGAGTCTTGGATACTCAGAGCAGTGTGGATTTAATGATGTTGGTGTTGATAGGAGTTTGCTTAGCTCATTACATGGCATAAATTCAGAATGTGATTGTTCCATTTTAAAGCAGCAAAGGGCTAAATCAATACCTATTACTAACATAGTGAATGTGAATCACCCTCTTTCCCCATTGCCAAATTCAAGAGGCCACGAGAGTGAAGACAGCTTCATTATTCAAGGGGAATGTTTAAAATATGCTTCTGAACACAGAGGTTTAAAGGGTCACAAGAAAAAATCACGGAATGAGATTAAAATGGAGAGGTTGCAAGAGAAGAAACCAGCAAGAAATAGCTTAATGCAGCATAATGGAGAATCTTGTCAAGTTGGTTTAAGGGACACTGAATTCCAAGTAAGAGGATTTAGTAAAAATGGTTTGGCCTCAAGGGATGATGCTAGTCTTATGCGTTCGGAACAAAACTATGTGTATTTGGCAGCTAAAGATCAGCTGGGGTGTAGGTATTTACAGAGGATATTTGATGAAGGGACCTCAGATGATGTTCAGATAATATTCAATGGCATCATACATAATATCTTTGAGTTAATGAAGGATCCATTCGGGAACTATCTCGTGCAGAAATTATTGACTGTTTGTAGTGATGAGCAGAGAATGCAGTTTGTGCTCGCGGTGACTGATAATCCAGGAGAGCTTGTGAAAACATCTAGGACTACGCACGG GACCCGTGTTGTGCAAAAGTTAATTGAGACAATGAAGACCAGGCTGGAAATTTCGTTAGTTATAAGGGCACTTCAACCTGGTATTCTTAATCTCATGATGGATGTCAATGGAAATCATGTGGTTCAGCGTTGCTTGCATTGTTTAAGCAAAGATCATAACAAG CTTATTTTTGATGTTGCGAGTAAACATTGTATTGATATTGCAACACATCGTTATGGATGCTGTGTGCTGAACAAATGCATCACTTATTCAACTGGGAAGCAACGTGAGAAGTTGCTTGTTGGGATTTGTTCTAATGGGCTTAAGCTTGCTCAAGATCCTTTTGG GAATTATGTTGTTCAATTCATAATAGAGTTAAAGATAGCCTCTGCTGCAGCCATGTTGCTCTCTCAGTTTGATGGCCATTATGTATACCTCTCAAGGCAAAAGTTTGGCAGTCATGTTGTTGAAAAGTTCCTCAagtgtgttgaagaaagtaggTCGAGAATCATCAATGAGTTAGTCTCAGAGCCTCATTTTGATCAGTTGCTGCAAGATCCTTTCGCTAACTATGTGATTCAGTCTGCACTTGGCGTTACTAAG GGATCCGTTCGAGCTTTGCTGCTTCAAGCTGTGAGGCCTCACATGCTTCTCCTGCGCACAAGTCCATACTGCAAGAAAATCTTCTCTCGGCGACTACTAAAAAAGTAA